The proteins below come from a single Sorghum bicolor cultivar BTx623 chromosome 4, Sorghum_bicolor_NCBIv3, whole genome shotgun sequence genomic window:
- the LOC8058634 gene encoding E3 ubiquitin-protein ligase Os03g0188200 encodes MGDSKGGAGGMGMNMVTTVMAFSVSAFFVLFVFTRLLCARLHLSRAAADRAAAGDAFAVNVERGIHGLEPSVVTTFPTVKLGDGDGDGGQQTPPVQEESQCTVCLEEYEAKDVVRVLPACGHAFHAACIDAWLRQHPTCPVCRASLRAKNGTRAAPLDYSLLVAGAAARGSAAAAQQVVPASSSSYLGASPPAAGHQHQTDDMGADGLLEIISEEPASSGGPSPAAAAGGGGGHSRCADAARQSEGSAGSSEHC; translated from the exons ATGGGAGATTCAaagggcggcgccggcggcatgGGCATGAACATGGTGACCACGGTGATGGCCTTCTCGGTCAGCGCCTTCTTCGTGCTCTTCGTCTTCACCAGGCTGCTCTGCGCGCGTCTCCACCTGTCCAGGGCGGCCGCCGACCGCGCCGCTGCCGGCGACGCCTTCGCCGTCAAC GTGGAGCGCGGCATCCACGGCCTGGAGCCGTCCGTGGTGACGACCTTCCCCACCGTCAAgctcggcgacggcgacggcgacggtggCCAGCAAACGCCGCCGGTGCAGGAGGAGTCGCA GTGCACGGTGTGTCTGGAGGAGTACGAGGCCAAGGACGTGGTGCGCGTGCTCCCCGCCTGCGGCCACGCCTTCCACGCGGCCTGCATCGACGCCTGGCTGAGGCAACACCCCACCTGCCCCGTCTGCCGCGCCTCCCTGCGCGCCAAGAACGGCACCCGCGCCGCGCCGCTCGACTACAGCCTCCTCGTCGCCGGCGCCGCAGCGAGGGGCTCCGCGGCCGCCGCCCAGCAGGTCGTCCCCGCGTCCTCCTCGTCCTACCTCGGCGCGTCACCGCCGGCAGCCGGACACCAGCACCAGACGGACGACATGGGTGCCGATGGCCTGCTGGAGATCATCTCCGAAGAGCCCGCCTCGTCGGGAGGCCCgagccctgctgctgctgctggcggtggtggtggccatTCTCGCTGCGCGGAcgcggcgaggcagagcgaaggcAGCGCCGGCTCGTCCGAACATTGCTAG